The following coding sequences lie in one Musa acuminata AAA Group cultivar baxijiao chromosome BXJ1-8, Cavendish_Baxijiao_AAA, whole genome shotgun sequence genomic window:
- the LOC135588630 gene encoding uncharacterized protein LOC135588630 isoform X3, with translation MLGAMDGGCHHSSGESSEEELSVLPRHTKVVVTGNNRTKSVLVGLQGVVKKAVGLGGWHWLVLTNGIEVKLQRNALSVIEAPTGHEEDDEIECDNMHWNGSDVVLAVCDDVQAQKPHRSRVRHHKGSSNKSLSRSQSCDSHSKGSISSSRGATKVDLSKLETRALWRYWRHFNLVDASPNPSKEQLVDAVQRHFMSQQLDELQVIIGFVQAAKRLKTVCN, from the exons ATGCTGGGAGCAATGGACGGCGGGTGCCACCATAGCTCCGGGGAGAGCAGCGAGGAGGAGCTGTCGGTGCTGCCGCGGCACACCAAGGTGGTAGTGACCGGCAACAACCGGACCAAGTCGGTGCTCGTCGGCCTCCAGGGGGTCGTCAAGAAGGCTGTCGGCCTCGGCGGATGGCATTGGCTG GTTCTTACTAATGGCATAGAAGTGAAACTGCAAAGAAATGCCCTTAGTGTCATTGAAGCCCCTACTGGTCATGAGGAAGATGATGAGATTGAATGCGACAACATGCACTGGAATGGTTCGGATGTGG TTCTTGCAGTGTGTGATGATGTGCAAGCACAAAAGCCACACAGGTCAAGAGTCAGGCACCATAAAGGGTCATCTAACAAATCCTTGAGCCGGTCTCAGTCCTGTGATTCACATTCTAAGGGATCTATTTCATCTTCCAGGGGTGCAACG AAAGTTGACCTGAGCAAGCTGGAAACAAGAGCATTGTGGAGATATTGGCGTCATTTTAATCTT GTGGATGCCAGTCCTAACCCTTCTAAAGAGCAGCTAGTTGATGCAGTCCAGAGGCACTTCATGTCACAG CAATTGGACGAGTTGCAGGTTATCATAGGGTTTGTGCAGGCTGCAAAGAGATTGAAGACAGTCTGCAATTGA
- the LOC135588630 gene encoding uncharacterized protein LOC135588630 isoform X4, whose translation MLGAMDGGCHHSSGESSEEELSVLPRHTKVVVTGNNRTKSVLVGLQGVVKKAVGLGGWHWLVLTNGIEVKLQRNALSVIEAPTGHEEDDEIECDNMHWNGSDVVCDDVQAQKPHRSRVRHHKGSSNKSLSRSQSCDSHSKGSISSSRGATKVDLSKLETRALWRYWRHFNLVDASPNPSKEQLVDAVQRHFMSQQLDELQVIIGFVQAAKRLKTVCN comes from the exons ATGCTGGGAGCAATGGACGGCGGGTGCCACCATAGCTCCGGGGAGAGCAGCGAGGAGGAGCTGTCGGTGCTGCCGCGGCACACCAAGGTGGTAGTGACCGGCAACAACCGGACCAAGTCGGTGCTCGTCGGCCTCCAGGGGGTCGTCAAGAAGGCTGTCGGCCTCGGCGGATGGCATTGGCTG GTTCTTACTAATGGCATAGAAGTGAAACTGCAAAGAAATGCCCTTAGTGTCATTGAAGCCCCTACTGGTCATGAGGAAGATGATGAGATTGAATGCGACAACATGCACTGGAATGGTTCGGATGTGG TGTGTGATGATGTGCAAGCACAAAAGCCACACAGGTCAAGAGTCAGGCACCATAAAGGGTCATCTAACAAATCCTTGAGCCGGTCTCAGTCCTGTGATTCACATTCTAAGGGATCTATTTCATCTTCCAGGGGTGCAACG AAAGTTGACCTGAGCAAGCTGGAAACAAGAGCATTGTGGAGATATTGGCGTCATTTTAATCTT GTGGATGCCAGTCCTAACCCTTCTAAAGAGCAGCTAGTTGATGCAGTCCAGAGGCACTTCATGTCACAG CAATTGGACGAGTTGCAGGTTATCATAGGGTTTGTGCAGGCTGCAAAGAGATTGAAGACAGTCTGCAATTGA
- the LOC135588630 gene encoding uncharacterized protein LOC135588630 isoform X1, which produces MLGAMDGGCHHSSGESSEEELSVLPRHTKVVVTGNNRTKSVLVGLQGVVKKAVGLGGWHWLVLTNGIEVKLQRNALSVIEAPTGHEEDDEIECDNMHWNGSDVVLAVCDDVQAQKPHRSRVRHHKGSSNKSLSRSQSCDSHSKGSISSSRGATWLVQKVDLSKLETRALWRYWRHFNLVDASPNPSKEQLVDAVQRHFMSQQLDELQVIIGFVQAAKRLKTVCN; this is translated from the exons ATGCTGGGAGCAATGGACGGCGGGTGCCACCATAGCTCCGGGGAGAGCAGCGAGGAGGAGCTGTCGGTGCTGCCGCGGCACACCAAGGTGGTAGTGACCGGCAACAACCGGACCAAGTCGGTGCTCGTCGGCCTCCAGGGGGTCGTCAAGAAGGCTGTCGGCCTCGGCGGATGGCATTGGCTG GTTCTTACTAATGGCATAGAAGTGAAACTGCAAAGAAATGCCCTTAGTGTCATTGAAGCCCCTACTGGTCATGAGGAAGATGATGAGATTGAATGCGACAACATGCACTGGAATGGTTCGGATGTGG TTCTTGCAGTGTGTGATGATGTGCAAGCACAAAAGCCACACAGGTCAAGAGTCAGGCACCATAAAGGGTCATCTAACAAATCCTTGAGCCGGTCTCAGTCCTGTGATTCACATTCTAAGGGATCTATTTCATCTTCCAGGGGTGCAACG TGGTTGGTGCAGAAAGTTGACCTGAGCAAGCTGGAAACAAGAGCATTGTGGAGATATTGGCGTCATTTTAATCTT GTGGATGCCAGTCCTAACCCTTCTAAAGAGCAGCTAGTTGATGCAGTCCAGAGGCACTTCATGTCACAG CAATTGGACGAGTTGCAGGTTATCATAGGGTTTGTGCAGGCTGCAAAGAGATTGAAGACAGTCTGCAATTGA
- the LOC135588630 gene encoding uncharacterized protein LOC135588630 isoform X2 encodes MLGAMDGGCHHSSGESSEEELSVLPRHTKVVVTGNNRTKSVLVGLQGVVKKAVGLGGWHWLVLTNGIEVKLQRNALSVIEAPTGHEEDDEIECDNMHWNGSDVVCDDVQAQKPHRSRVRHHKGSSNKSLSRSQSCDSHSKGSISSSRGATWLVQKVDLSKLETRALWRYWRHFNLVDASPNPSKEQLVDAVQRHFMSQQLDELQVIIGFVQAAKRLKTVCN; translated from the exons ATGCTGGGAGCAATGGACGGCGGGTGCCACCATAGCTCCGGGGAGAGCAGCGAGGAGGAGCTGTCGGTGCTGCCGCGGCACACCAAGGTGGTAGTGACCGGCAACAACCGGACCAAGTCGGTGCTCGTCGGCCTCCAGGGGGTCGTCAAGAAGGCTGTCGGCCTCGGCGGATGGCATTGGCTG GTTCTTACTAATGGCATAGAAGTGAAACTGCAAAGAAATGCCCTTAGTGTCATTGAAGCCCCTACTGGTCATGAGGAAGATGATGAGATTGAATGCGACAACATGCACTGGAATGGTTCGGATGTGG TGTGTGATGATGTGCAAGCACAAAAGCCACACAGGTCAAGAGTCAGGCACCATAAAGGGTCATCTAACAAATCCTTGAGCCGGTCTCAGTCCTGTGATTCACATTCTAAGGGATCTATTTCATCTTCCAGGGGTGCAACG TGGTTGGTGCAGAAAGTTGACCTGAGCAAGCTGGAAACAAGAGCATTGTGGAGATATTGGCGTCATTTTAATCTT GTGGATGCCAGTCCTAACCCTTCTAAAGAGCAGCTAGTTGATGCAGTCCAGAGGCACTTCATGTCACAG CAATTGGACGAGTTGCAGGTTATCATAGGGTTTGTGCAGGCTGCAAAGAGATTGAAGACAGTCTGCAATTGA
- the LOC135588632 gene encoding protein CLT2, chloroplastic-like — translation MELSAAAFRFHRCAAPHLALNRSVATANPPSLWNRRVPPIAPLAVRLDRRDPLLLTGGRSRLFSSWLRESKEPAFSAVRAIRGEMEPAGSLSGKIAVASTVTILLAVLNRVLYKLALVPMKEYPFFLAQVTTFGYVAVYFFILYLRYSAGIVTKEMLALPKSQFIAIGFLEALGVASGMSAGAMLPGPAIPILSQTFLVWQLILSVLILGRKYSFIQVFGCLLVTAGVVISVASGANNGEFLSQVELLWPALMVASSAFQAAASILKEFVFIDGAKRLWGKPPDIFVVNSFGSGFQALFVFLLLPFLSNIRGIPFAELPAYLRSGAACFLNVGSLTKGCEGAPLLPLLFIAMNMAFNISLLNLVKMSSALVSSLAITLAVPLSIYILSLPLPYIPEGASLNVHFVVGAAILVLGLIIYNLPRSANQNYKSD, via the exons ATGGAACTCTCCGCTGCTGCATTCCGCTTCCACCGTTGCGCCGCTCCACACCTTGCCCTCAACCGATCCGTCGCCACAGCCAATCCGCCGTCGCTTTGGAATCGTAGGGTTCCTCCAATCGCTCCTTTGGCGGTGCGCCTTGACCGCCGCGATCCCCTGCTTCTTACTGGTGGAAGGAGCCGGTTGTTCTCCAGTTGGTTGAGGGAGAGTAAAGAACCGGCCTTTTCCGCGGTTAGGGCTATCAGGGGCGAAATGGAGCCTGCTGGTAGTCTTAGCGGGAAAATTGCGGTCGCTTCGACGGTCACGATTCTCCTGGCGGTCCTCAACCGGGTCCTCTACAAGCTCGCCCTCGTCCCTATGAAGGAATACCCCTTCTTCTTGGCTCAAGTTACAACCTTCGG TTATGTGGCGGTATATTTCTTCATTCTCTACCTTAGATATAGTGCCGGTATTGTAACCAAGGAAATGCTGGCGCTCCCAAAATCGCAGTTTATAGCAATTGGCTTTCTGGAAGCTCTTGGTGTTGCTTCAGGAATGTCGGCAGGAG CTATGCTTCCTGGACCAGCCATTCCTATATTGTCTCAG ACTTTCTTGGTCTGGCAACTCATCTTGTCTGTCCTGATCTTGGGAAGGAAATACTCATTCATCCAAGTTTTTGGTTGCTTACTTGTAACTGCTGGAGTTGTTATATCTGTGGCAAG TGGGGCAAATAATGGTGAATTTCTATCTCAAGTCGAACTTCTTTGGCCTGCACTAATGGTAGCTTCATCTGCATTTCAAGCTGCTGCATCCATTCTCAAG GAATTTGTTTTCATTGATGGGGCAAAGCGCCTTTGG GGAAAGCCTCCTGACATATTTGTTGTCAATTCTTTCGGATCTGGGTTTCAG GCTCTTtttgttttccttcttcttccatttctttcgaACATAAGAGGAATTCCTTTTGCTGAACTCCCTGCATACCTGAGAAGTGGTGCCGCATGCTTTTTAAATGTTGGCAGCCTTACGAAAG GCTGTGAAGGTGCACCATTGTTGCCtctacttttcatcgcaatgaATATGGCTTTTAATATATCATTGCTTAATCTGGTGAAGATGTCATCTGCATTGGTTTCTTCTCTTGCAATAACACTAGCAg TTCCACTTTCCATCTATATTCTCTCACTTCCACTACCTTACATCCCTGAAGGCGCAAGCTTGAATGTTCACTTTGTTGTTGGTGCTGCCATTCTGGTTCTGGGATTAATAATATACAATCTTCCTCGATCAGCAAATCAAAATTATAAAAGTGATTGA